Genomic window (Nymphaea colorata isolate Beijing-Zhang1983 chromosome 1, ASM883128v2, whole genome shotgun sequence):
CCCCCACTCTGAATGTCGAGCAATCTAATTAGATGAAATTCTGCAGACTTGAATTTCACATGAACTTTAGAAGATCGACCACCATGATCGTGATGTCATCCTTGTTGCCTCTGCGAGAAGACATCTCCACAAGCTTTCTGCAAGACTCGGTTCTGCTCCTGTTCTTCATAACTTCATCCACTGCCTCTTGATTACTCACCTGTCAAATTAAGTTACAGAAACTCTATGTAAGAACTAAAGATGCATCATCAATTGCttttcaaaattcaagtggGTTCTTTGTTTCCATTATTTTTAGCTCAAGAATATGGCGATTCACTAGAAGAGAAGGTTGTTTTTTTCTAGTATGAAACGACAGAATGATGAACAGTATTCGgttctcaaacaaatttttCTCTATGGACATTTTGGGTAGCATTGTTTGGTAGCAAGTTTCAAGTTTTAAGCATAATAAGAGCATTTTCCAAAGAGATTGTACCTTGTCCCACAGGCCATCTGAAGCCATGATCAAGAATTCACAGTCAGATGAAAGAGTAATTTCGTTGATCTCCGGTTCACATGTCACCCACTCCTTCATGTGAACATCTCCAATGGCTCTGGAGACTGCCAACGAGCCCTGAACTCTCCAAACTCCATTGATGCAGTCCACATATCCTCCCTGAAAAGTAAAGAAGATGCATCAaggataagaaagaaaaaccattAAACAGAGAAATATTGATCATTTTGTGATCCATTTAATGATCACTTACCAGATTCTCGACCCTTCTGCGTTCGTCGGCTCTTTCGGCGCGGTGATCGCTTGTTAAGGGGATTGCAACTCCATTTCTGCTTAGAACGACTCTGCAATCTCCCACATTTGCTGCGTGTAGATTGCCATTTTCCACCAGCACAGTGGCTGCACAAGCTCCACTGCCAACACCCTGTTAATCAATGAATTTTTGTTAGTGtcaattaagagagagagagagcgagagagagagagatcttttttttttttatcatgaacAGGAGAATTTACCTGACTTAGGAAGTCCTTGTCTGTGGTCAGGTAGCCAGTTCTAATGGCTTCTCTGAAACCGTTTTCTGCATGTTGTACATCTTTAGTGGCGGATAAAATATTTCTGCCAAGTTTTTCTGTCACAAAATCAACCGCGCCACGGCCACCGTGCCCATCAAACACGCCGAAGAAAGCCTGGTCATACAAACAAACACGAGGAGGGTAAGAAAAGTTTTACATTCCATTGATAAAAGTTAACACCACGAGGACAtaaaagggtattttggtcatttaaacaccctaacacacacacacttgagTGTTTGGGAACCACAAGATACAACTTACTTCAAATCAATCAATCATAGAGAGAGAAGTAAGTAATttgaattcttttgaattttttgccaTCCAAGTCATATGAGACActatttttaaaagcaaattcGAATTAGACCAGCATATGGTGTGACATTGATAAATAATATGTCCAACTTTTTAGACTTACTACGACAGATCTTAAAACCATAGATATGTggtcacattttcttttttgaaccaTAAATCCGTGGTTTTCACTAGGTAACACAGATTTATGATGCTTAATTGAGAAATCTATTGCTTGTTTGAACTGTCGATTTAATCTAATGAGAATTTAAAAACCAATCTTGGATTTCCAAGCTATCAACTATAAGCTTATCAgatcaaaataaataatatatggGAACAATACAtattgaatttaattttaaccatagacacaaataacatttcatgttcatgacgaggtttttctcgagtataatatggCGAGTTTGAAAAGAAcgaaaaagaaataagaaaaatacaatagatttttaaaaattaaaagaaaaactaaaaataaaaaaataaaataagtgagaaactaataatacaaagaTTAAATGAtaatagatttgcaacaaataaaaacaataaaaaaactgtttgtcattaaaaaataaaaaaaaaaagttcattttcacatttttttaaacgtgtttttttaagttttaaacggtaatttatcacgttttttggcatttaaaaaaaaacatgttttttgtgattatgaatTAACTAATAATTAGACCCGAATTTATTTACCAAAATCCAACTAAACATATTCGAATGTACCATATTCACTTACCTCCCCCAAGACTTGGTCGTGGAGTGTTTGTTTTCGAGCTGAGGGAGACGACGTGTTTGTTTTTGCCTCTTATTTTACCGTTGACAAAG
Coding sequences:
- the LOC116266226 gene encoding probable protein phosphatase 2C 74, encoding MLDFAEISWVIFPFFSKLLISLRLILRKQHQKTRKNSALSSMALSPAAPSPALSPSSATTPTPARSPSPCSLPWPKVVSPSAAPPPSLASKPDRLLSFKPETPIGLPRVGTCGEDGAKVAGVIKRKRPARLLIPEMRPPPAECDEFGGWEAEEKVVEVEGSGYCVVGKKGRRRVMEDGYGVITDVLEDPKQAFFGVFDGHGGRGAVDFVTEKLGRNILSATKDVQHAENGFREAIRTGYLTTDKDFLSQGVGSGACAATVLVENGNLHAANVGDCRVVLSRNGVAIPLTSDHRAERADERRRVENLGGYVDCINGVWRVQGSLAVSRAIGDVHMKEWVTCEPEINEITLSSDCEFLIMASDGLWDKVSNQEAVDEVMKNRSRTESCRKLVEMSSRRGNKDDITIMVVDLLKFM